The following is a genomic window from Thermodesulfobacteriota bacterium.
CGGAACCCCTACCACCTTTGCCCTTCGAGAGGCGATCGCCAAGATCGAAGGCGGAGGCCATCCGTGTCAGGCCGTGCTCATGCCCTCGGGTCTGATGGCCATCACCACCCTGCTTCTGTCCTACCTCAAACCAGGGGATCACCTTTTAGTGACCGATTCGGTCTACGGACCGACCCGCCACTTCTGCAGGGGGATGCTTTCGAAGTTCGGGGTCCATACCACCTATTACGATCCTACGATCGTGCCGGAGGACCTTGAAAGGCTTCTACAGCCCAATACCAGGATGATCTTTCTCGAAAGCCCGGGAAGCTATACCTTTGAGGTCCAGGATGTTCCGGGCATCTGTGCCATGGCCCGAAGCCACGGCGTGATGACGGTCATCGACAATGCCTGGGGTTCACCTCTCTTTTCGAGGCCCTTCGACTGGGGGGTGGACGCCTCCGTCATCCCCCTCACGAAATACTGGAGCGGCCATGCCGATGTCCTCATGGGAGCGGTCATCGTGCGGGAGGAACACTGGTCCCCCCTCTGGAGGGCGGTCCGTGAGCTGGGGACCTCCGTGGGAGGGGATGACGCCGGACTGATCCTGCGCGGAATGCGGACGATCGACGTTCGCATGAGAAGGCACGAAGAGAACGCTCTGAAGGTCGCCCGCTGGCTCCAGGGCCGACCGGAGGTAGGGGTCGTCCTTCATCCAGCGCTGCCCACCCACCCTCAACATGAACTCTGGCGCCGAGACTTCAGGGGCTCAAGCGGCCTCTTTTCATTCGAACTGAGGGTGAATTCCAATGGAGAAAAACCTACTTCCCGGCAGGTGGCCGCCTTTTGCGAGGGCCGCCGTTATTTCGGGCTCGGCTACTCCTGGGGGGGCTACGAGAGTTTGATCTTCCCGGCCCGCATCGAGGCCCTCCGGAGCGTAAAACCCTGGAAGGGAGGCCCCTTGATACGAATTCATGTCGGGCTGGAGGATCCGGACGATCTGATCGCCGATCTCGAAGAAGGCTTCCTAACTATGGCGAGGTTCAGCTAAAGAGATCACTTCCTCTCGAACAGCTTCCGGTATTCCCCGTATCCTTCTTTCTCGAGATCTTCTTTGGGGATGAACCGCAAGGCGGCCGAGTTGATACAATACCGGCGTCCGGTCGGAGGGGGGCCATCGTCAAAGAGGTGGCCCAGATGGGAGTTTCCGTGTTTGCTTCTTACCTCGATCCTTCTCATACCGAACCTACGGTCCTCCTTCTGGACAATGTTTCCCGGCTCGAGGGGTCGGGTAAAACTGGGCCATCCTGTGCCCGAATCATATTTGTCGAGGGAGCTGAAGAGGGGTTCCCCCGAGACGATATCCACATAGATCCCTTCCCTCTTATTGTTCCAGTAGGCATTTTCGAATGGGGGTTCGGTGCCGTCCCTCTGGGTCACCTCGTACTGCAAAGGGGTGAGGTTCTCTCTCAATGTGGCATCGTCGGGCTTGCGAAACCCGCCTCTCGGCCTTGCCGCGATCGAAGAGGGCTCTTTTGCCCAGATCTCTCTCAAAAAATGGTCTCTGCCCGAACCCATCCGGTAGAAATGGTATTTCAAAGGTTCTTTC
Proteins encoded in this region:
- the metC gene encoding cystathionine beta-lyase, coding for MKKRELPTPSTPRINATSFVELGRSFEKAIQTPNLPIYRTSTVLFETLEEVKATAEAVERGDFGASHYGTIGTPTTFALREAIAKIEGGGHPCQAVLMPSGLMAITTLLLSYLKPGDHLLVTDSVYGPTRHFCRGMLSKFGVHTTYYDPTIVPEDLERLLQPNTRMIFLESPGSYTFEVQDVPGICAMARSHGVMTVIDNAWGSPLFSRPFDWGVDASVIPLTKYWSGHADVLMGAVIVREEHWSPLWRAVRELGTSVGGDDAGLILRGMRTIDVRMRRHEENALKVARWLQGRPEVGVVLHPALPTHPQHELWRRDFRGSSGLFSFELRVNSNGEKPTSRQVAAFCEGRRYFGLGYSWGGYESLIFPARIEALRSVKPWKGGPLIRIHVGLEDPDDLIADLEEGFLTMARFS
- the msrA gene encoding peptide-methionine (S)-S-oxide reductase MsrA, with the protein product MSGEEVGVQVATFAGGCFWCTEADFEKLPGVIRVVSGYTGGEEKDPTYEQVTSGKTGHVEAVQVYYDPSKITYEELLEAFWRHIDPTDAEGQFVDRGPQYRTAIFYHDEEQRQRAEKSKEELGRSGRFKKPIVTSIRPYRNFYEAEAYHQDYFKKEPLKYHFYRMGSGRDHFLREIWAKEPSSIAARPRGGFRKPDDATLRENLTPLQYEVTQRDGTEPPFENAYWNNKREGIYVDIVSGEPLFSSLDKYDSGTGWPSFTRPLEPGNIVQKEDRRFGMRRIEVRSKHGNSHLGHLFDDGPPPTGRRYCINSAALRFIPKEDLEKEGYGEYRKLFERK